The genomic stretch TCTGTAGAAAAGCCATATCATGAAAATTTAAATGTAATTGAAACTGACATTGACATTTTAATAAAACATCCAGTATTTGGTTTTGTTCCATACTATATAGATACTATGTATCCTTTATCTCAAAACGAAATTCCAGAACTTTATGAATTTGAAAAAGAGATAAATAAAAAGTTTTATGATGAATTCATTGTTTGGTTAAAGAGAAAAATAGGGGAAGATAATATTTTAGATATAATGACCTATAACTACTATACGAGTTATTTCCAAAGTACTAAGAAAGGATTTAATTCAGACAATTTAAGGATTAGAAAGATGCTTCAGTATCAATATGGCTATGACATTATCGATGATGATTTAATTAATAAAATTAAAGTTGTTAGAAGTAAAAACACTGGAAGATTGAGACAAGTTTTAGATGAAAATAACAATATTTTATTTACAGTAAGGAGTAATGACAACTTATTAATACCCTCAGAAAGAGGGGCTAAACTATTATGGGAAAAAATTCTCTATCCAAGATATAGAGTTGTCGTAAATAAAGAGGCTGAGGAGTTTATTAGAGAAGGGAGAAATGTCTTTGCTAAATTTGTTGTAAATTGTGATGAAGAATTAAGGCCTTATGAGGAGGTTTTAGTGGTTAATGAAGATGATGAATTATTAGGTTATGGAACTACAATTTTAAATGGCATAGAACTTAAAGAGTTTAATTATGGGTTAGCGGTTAAAGTTAGGGGTGGAATAAAAAAGGTTTTAAAGTGAGAATTATGGATTCTTTTGATAAAAATTATTATAATGTATTTGCCTATGGAGAGTTGATGAAAAAAGATGTTCTCTTAAAATTAATAAACAGAGTTCCAAAAATGATTAAAGGTAGAGTTTATGGATTTAAAAAGTTTTTTGATGAGTCAATTGGATACTATGGGGCTGTAAAAGAGGAGGGAAGTTATATTGATGGAATTATTTTATTAGGAATTACTGAAAAAGAATTAAAAATTTTTGATGATTATGAAGATTTGGGAATATACTATATAAGGGAAAAAACTATATCTATTGGAGAAGATGGAAAAAAATATGATGTGTATATTTATCTAAGACCATAGAGAGGACGTGGCTCCGTTTCCCATTTCCATAGCATATCATAGCGTTTAACAACTTAATTTATATAAACCGATAGCTATGGAAATGGGTTGTCCTCAGCCCACAGATTCATAGGGAATACCACTCTCTCTGCCATAGGTTCATTGGACTTCGGGCTGAACGGATACAGCCCCATAAACCTTTTTATCAAAGTTATGATGACCTCAAAGGCAGAGCCCTCTCGTCGGTTAATTAATAATTAATAATATAACTACTGTGGTATCCCAAAAATATTTCGTTCCTATAAATAATAAAAAAAGAGACATTATAGAGAGAAACAGGAGAAATTTTGAAAATTAAGCGTAGAGATTGAAAGCCAAAGGAAGTATCTAAAGAAGAAGTAGATAAAACTTAAAGCAGTTAAGGAATATATAATAAGGAAAAGTTATTTTTCTAATACTTTCTTTTTTTATTACAAAATGATCTAATGGTGATGTCCAATGTTCTCTATTCCACATCCAGGAAATTTTGAATCATTAAAAATTATTGTAGATGAGATTAATAAACATAGAAAAATAAATAAAAAGCTAAGAAAGGAGAGTTTTGAGGTTTATATGGGATTTCCAGAGTTTATAGGAACTGGAAGAGCTACTTTATACAAACCAAGTTTTGAAGATTTATATAGGCAAGTTAATTATGCAAAGAAAAACAACATCAGATTTGAGGTAGTTATAAACGCTTCCTGCATTGGTGGAATACACTTAACATCAAAAGGCATCAGTTATATAAATTGGATATTTACCCAATTAAAAAACATTGGAATTGACAGCATTGCCTTATCAGACCCTTATTTAGTTGATTTAGCCAAAAGTAATGGGTTGGATGTCAATGTCTCATGTATTGCCTTAGTTGATAGTTTAGATAAAGCTCTATTTTGGGATGAAAAAGAGGTTTATGCAATAACCTTGGACAGCTCAATAAATAGACACTTTGATATAATACAAGAGATTAAAGAGAATGTTAGCTGTAAGTTAAAAATTTTAGTTAATGAATCCTGCTTATACAAATGCCCTATGAGGATTCAGCATTTCAATTTCTTTTCTCATGCAAATACTCAAAATGTTCCTGCTTTGGATGATTATTATTATAACAAATGCATAAATCTAAGAATTAAGAAAAAAGAGCTAATAATAAAAAGCCCTTTCATAAGACCAGAGGATTTGAGATATTATAAAGGTTTAGTTGATATATTTAAGATTTCTGGAAGAAGTCATCCAATTGGATGGATTAAGAGAGTTTTAAATGCTTATTTAAATGAAAAATGGGATGGAAATTTAATGGAGTTGTTGGATTGCCCAAGAGAGTTGGAGCATTTTTATTATTTAGATAATAGAACTTTAGATGGAGCTATAGAATATTGGAAATCATGCAATAAATTATGTAGTAAATGTAATTTCTGTAAAGAATTGGCAGAGAAAGCCTTAAAGGTGAAAACTTGAAAAATAAAATTTTGAAGGATAGGGAAGAGATTGAGAAGTTTTTTATAAAGCTTTTAGGTAGAGAAATCTTTATTTCTGAAATGGATGTCTTTGCCTCAAGATGCTCTTGTGTAGGGATAATGATAACTGTTAGGGGGCTTTTTATTGATGATGTTGAGATATTTAAAGAGAAGATTTTAAATAAATTGGAGGAGTTAGCTAAAAGTTATGATATAAAACCTGATTGGATATTTGTTAGAGTGTTACCAGGAAGTGATGATGTAATAAATATTGGAGTTAGAGAGCTTTGTAATATTTGTAGGGAAGAATATAAATTTAAAAAGCCAAGACCTGATTTAATTAGCTTAAAATATTAATTAAAACAAATTATAATAAGCTGCTAATAAATTAATTCTATCATTATTTATTATTAAAAGGTCAAAAACCGAAAACCTTAATAACATTAAAACATTATTCAGTAATTAACTAAATTATAAAATTTTTTATGGGTGATAAATGTGGTTAAAATATTCTACGACAAAGATGTAACCTTTGACGCAGTTAAAGATAAAACTATTGCAGTTATTGGATATGGAAGTCAGGGGAGAGCACAGGCGTTAAATATGAAAGACAGTGGGCTAAATGTTATAGTTGGTTTGAGACCTAATGGGGCTTCTTGGAACAAGGCAATTAAAGATGGACATACAGTTATGACTATTGAAGAAGCTTCAGAAAAAGCAGATATTATTCACATATTGATACCTGATGAGGTTCAACCATTAGTTTATAAAAAACAGATTGAACCTTACTTAACTGAAGGAAAAACAATAAGTTTCTCTCATGGTTACAATATACACTATGGTCTAATAAAACCACCAGAGAATGTCAATATAACAATGGTAGCCCCTAAGAGTCCGGGAGCTATGGTAAGAAAAACTTATGAGGAAGGTTTTGGAGTTCCAGGATTAGTGGCTGTTGAAAGAGATTATACAGGGGATGCCTTACAAATAGCATTGGGAATGGCAAAGGGTATTGGATTAACAAGAGTTGGAGTTATACAGACAACATTTAGAGAAGAAACTGAGACAGATTTATTTGGAGAGCAAGTTGTTTTATGTGGAGGAG from Methanocaldococcus lauensis encodes the following:
- the ilvC gene encoding ketol-acid reductoisomerase; translation: MVKIFYDKDVTFDAVKDKTIAVIGYGSQGRAQALNMKDSGLNVIVGLRPNGASWNKAIKDGHTVMTIEEASEKADIIHILIPDEVQPLVYKKQIEPYLTEGKTISFSHGYNIHYGLIKPPENVNITMVAPKSPGAMVRKTYEEGFGVPGLVAVERDYTGDALQIALGMAKGIGLTRVGVIQTTFREETETDLFGEQVVLCGGVTELIKAAFETLVEAGYAPEMAYFETCHELKLIVDLIYQKGLKGMWENVSNTAEYGGLTRRSRVINEESRKAMKEILKEIQEGKFAKEWSLENIAGAPQLNALRRLEREHLIEKVGKELRKMCGLEKD
- a CDS encoding peptidase U32 family protein, which encodes MFSIPHPGNFESLKIIVDEINKHRKINKKLRKESFEVYMGFPEFIGTGRATLYKPSFEDLYRQVNYAKKNNIRFEVVINASCIGGIHLTSKGISYINWIFTQLKNIGIDSIALSDPYLVDLAKSNGLDVNVSCIALVDSLDKALFWDEKEVYAITLDSSINRHFDIIQEIKENVSCKLKILVNESCLYKCPMRIQHFNFFSHANTQNVPALDDYYYNKCINLRIKKKELIIKSPFIRPEDLRYYKGLVDIFKISGRSHPIGWIKRVLNAYLNEKWDGNLMELLDCPRELEHFYYLDNRTLDGAIEYWKSCNKLCSKCNFCKELAEKALKVKT
- a CDS encoding DUF5402 family protein, which codes for MKNKILKDREEIEKFFIKLLGREIFISEMDVFASRCSCVGIMITVRGLFIDDVEIFKEKILNKLEELAKSYDIKPDWIFVRVLPGSDDVINIGVRELCNICREEYKFKKPRPDLISLKY
- a CDS encoding gamma-glutamylcyclotransferase family protein; the protein is MDSFDKNYYNVFAYGELMKKDVLLKLINRVPKMIKGRVYGFKKFFDESIGYYGAVKEEGSYIDGIILLGITEKELKIFDDYEDLGIYYIREKTISIGEDGKKYDVYIYLRP